One genomic region from Reichenbachiella ulvae encodes:
- a CDS encoding Tex family protein, whose amino-acid sequence MSQQHISKIASELNLSPSKVTATIALLDEGATVPFISRYRKEMTGSMDEVQVADVKDMIQRLRDLDKRREAILKSIDEQGKLTPELKKKIEATETLAVLEDIYLPYKPKRKTKASIAKEKGLEPLAEVLFKQGLDDPETLAEKYVSEEKEVADVDAALQGARDIIAEWVNENSEVRAAMRKLFLQEGVVKSTVMKGKEEEGQKYKDYFEWDEPLKGIPSHRLLAMRRGEKEMILSLDICPEEGRAIQLLEDKVLTGQNACAEQVKLAVSDCYKRLLKPSMETESRVESKKKADEEAIAVFSDNLRQLLLAPALGQKNVMAIDPGFRTGCKVVCLDRQGKLLEFEAIYPNAPQNRRLESGAVVKLFVEKHNIEAIAIGNGTASRETESFVRGLGLPSNIIIAMVNESGASIYSASQVAREEFPDQDVTVRGAVSIGRRMMDPLAELVKIDAKSIGVGQYQHDVDQNSLKGSLDDVVGSCVNGVGVELNTASKQLLTYVSGLGPQLADNIVKHREANGPFQSRKDLLEVPRMGAKAFEQAAGFLRIRNGKNILDRSAVHPERYKLVEKMAKDINASVESLMSDAEMRAKINPKNYVSEEVGLPTLEDIMKELDKPGRDPRDKYEVFSFQEGVNEMSDLKVGMKLPGIVTNITKFGAFVDVGVHQDGLVHVSQLSDNFVSDPSTVVKLQQQVMVTVTEVNIAQKRISLSLKSDPFGKAPANRNERKQNKKADQNVPDGDLQSKLAMLKGKFNS is encoded by the coding sequence ATGAGTCAACAACACATTTCGAAAATAGCTTCCGAACTGAACCTAAGTCCATCTAAAGTTACCGCTACCATCGCTCTACTAGACGAGGGGGCTACCGTTCCCTTTATCTCCCGATATCGAAAGGAGATGACTGGAAGCATGGATGAGGTGCAAGTAGCAGATGTCAAAGACATGATTCAGCGTCTGAGGGATTTGGACAAGCGTCGAGAGGCTATCTTGAAATCTATCGACGAACAGGGTAAGTTGACTCCTGAGCTGAAAAAGAAAATAGAGGCAACCGAAACGCTGGCTGTATTGGAAGATATTTATTTGCCTTACAAACCAAAAAGAAAAACCAAGGCATCCATTGCCAAAGAGAAAGGTTTGGAGCCGTTGGCAGAGGTATTGTTCAAGCAAGGACTCGATGATCCGGAAACGCTCGCAGAAAAATATGTGAGTGAAGAGAAGGAAGTAGCTGATGTAGATGCGGCCCTACAGGGAGCTAGAGATATCATTGCAGAATGGGTCAATGAGAACAGTGAGGTACGTGCAGCGATGAGAAAGCTTTTCTTGCAGGAAGGTGTGGTCAAGTCGACTGTGATGAAAGGCAAGGAAGAAGAAGGACAGAAATACAAAGACTACTTCGAATGGGACGAGCCGTTGAAGGGTATCCCTTCTCACAGGTTGCTGGCCATGAGACGTGGAGAGAAAGAAATGATTCTCTCTTTGGATATCTGCCCGGAAGAAGGTCGAGCCATTCAGTTGTTGGAAGATAAAGTGTTGACAGGCCAGAATGCGTGCGCGGAGCAAGTGAAATTGGCTGTCAGCGATTGTTATAAGAGACTATTGAAGCCATCGATGGAGACTGAATCCAGGGTCGAGTCGAAGAAGAAGGCTGATGAGGAGGCCATTGCTGTTTTCTCTGACAATTTGAGGCAATTACTGTTGGCACCAGCCTTAGGACAAAAGAATGTAATGGCGATTGATCCGGGCTTCCGTACGGGCTGCAAAGTAGTATGTCTGGATCGTCAGGGTAAGCTGTTGGAATTTGAAGCCATCTACCCCAATGCTCCTCAAAACAGAAGATTGGAATCAGGAGCAGTAGTTAAGCTCTTTGTAGAAAAGCACAACATAGAAGCCATTGCTATTGGTAATGGAACCGCCAGCCGTGAAACAGAGAGTTTCGTGAGAGGTCTCGGTTTACCATCTAACATCATCATCGCCATGGTCAATGAAAGTGGTGCTTCGATCTACTCGGCTTCTCAGGTGGCTCGTGAGGAATTTCCTGATCAGGATGTAACTGTACGTGGGGCTGTCTCGATTGGTAGAAGGATGATGGATCCATTGGCAGAACTGGTGAAAATCGATGCGAAATCTATCGGTGTAGGCCAGTATCAGCACGACGTAGACCAAAACTCCCTCAAGGGTTCTTTGGACGATGTAGTGGGTAGCTGTGTGAACGGCGTGGGAGTAGAGTTGAATACGGCGAGTAAGCAACTCTTGACCTATGTCTCTGGATTAGGTCCTCAGTTGGCTGACAATATCGTCAAGCACAGAGAGGCCAATGGCCCCTTCCAAAGCAGAAAGGATCTTTTGGAAGTCCCTCGTATGGGAGCTAAGGCTTTCGAGCAGGCGGCTGGTTTCTTGCGCATTCGCAATGGAAAGAATATTCTGGACAGAAGTGCCGTTCACCCTGAGCGATACAAACTGGTAGAAAAAATGGCTAAGGACATCAATGCTTCGGTAGAAAGTCTGATGTCCGATGCTGAGATGAGAGCGAAGATTAACCCTAAGAATTATGTGTCTGAAGAAGTAGGACTACCTACGCTGGAAGATATCATGAAGGAATTGGACAAACCGGGACGTGACCCTCGTGACAAGTATGAGGTGTTTTCTTTCCAGGAAGGAGTGAACGAAATGAGTGATCTCAAAGTAGGAATGAAGCTACCAGGTATCGTGACTAATATTACCAAGTTCGGGGCATTTGTAGATGTTGGGGTTCATCAGGATGGGTTGGTACACGTCAGCCAGTTGTCTGACAATTTCGTGAGTGATCCGTCTACTGTGGTGAAGCTTCAGCAACAAGTGATGGTGACTGTGACTGAAGTGAATATTGCTCAAAAGAGAATCTCTCTTTCTCTCAAGTCTGATCCTTTCGGAAAGGCCCCTGCGAATCGTAATGAAAGGAAACAAAACAAAAAAGCGGATCAGAATGTCCCAGATGGAGATTTGCAATCAAAATTGGCTATGCTCAAAGGGAAATTTAATAGCTAA
- a CDS encoding TlpA family protein disulfide reductase — MKKQWIEWGVIAAIFGTLYITGYLKDAAALLQRGLLETRIFQPDIVEKDLKADYRFMLLNEAGERVPFENFKGKTVFLNFWATWCPPCIAEMPDIHNLYEEMDPSAVTFVMVSLDDDFEKAKAFKTRKEYSFPIYQLVTARPAVFQSQAIPTTYVISPEGKIAASRSGMAKYNTESFQEFLMGL, encoded by the coding sequence ATGAAAAAACAATGGATTGAATGGGGTGTAATAGCAGCGATATTTGGCACACTATATATTACCGGCTATCTGAAGGACGCAGCTGCATTGCTGCAACGTGGGTTATTAGAAACAAGAATTTTCCAACCGGACATCGTAGAAAAAGATCTGAAGGCCGACTATCGATTTATGCTCTTGAATGAAGCTGGAGAGCGCGTGCCTTTCGAGAATTTCAAAGGCAAAACAGTATTTCTGAATTTTTGGGCAACATGGTGTCCTCCATGTATCGCCGAGATGCCTGACATACACAACTTATATGAGGAAATGGATCCCTCTGCTGTGACATTTGTGATGGTCAGTTTAGATGATGATTTTGAAAAAGCCAAAGCCTTTAAAACCAGAAAAGAATACTCCTTCCCTATTTATCAATTGGTCACTGCGAGACCCGCTGTATTTCAGAGTCAGGCAATCCCGACCACCTACGTGATCAGCCCAGAAGGTAAGATTGCTGCTAGTAGATCAGGGATGGCCAAATACAATACAGAAAGTTTTCAGGAGTTCTTGATGGGCTTATAG
- a CDS encoding T9SS type A sorting domain-containing protein translates to MSKRKVWLVVSVLWGLGTILAAREVISNHRPDWWVQEGAMLEETVSSQSFHLDKRSDGNYFVWSASEFEGAVLFEMQIKSAADADFRTLESWHAHQDSYEYKLKPHHLLSEYRLKVVGENEAVSYSETVELQPGEADELMLYPNPTRGNVKITGPEILSYQLVDVRGNVLVTGNPSANMEVEMVVSAELFRSEDGLYFLKCQTTHGSQVIQVKKI, encoded by the coding sequence ATGAGTAAAAGAAAGGTATGGTTAGTAGTCTCTGTCCTTTGGGGATTGGGTACGATTCTAGCAGCCAGGGAGGTGATCTCTAATCATCGACCTGACTGGTGGGTGCAGGAGGGGGCTATGTTAGAAGAAACAGTGAGTTCTCAATCCTTCCATCTGGATAAGAGGTCGGATGGTAATTATTTTGTGTGGTCAGCCAGTGAGTTTGAAGGAGCTGTGCTTTTCGAAATGCAAATCAAATCTGCAGCAGATGCTGACTTTCGGACCTTGGAAAGTTGGCATGCCCATCAGGATAGCTATGAATACAAACTGAAGCCTCATCATCTACTCAGCGAGTATCGACTCAAGGTGGTTGGTGAGAACGAAGCGGTCTCCTACAGCGAAACGGTAGAGCTACAGCCAGGAGAGGCAGACGAACTTATGCTTTATCCTAATCCCACAAGAGGCAATGTGAAAATTACCGGACCTGAAATCCTTTCTTATCAATTAGTGGATGTAAGAGGAAATGTGCTGGTGACAGGAAATCCAAGTGCCAATATGGAGGTAGAAATGGTTGTTTCAGCAGAGCTATTCCGATCTGAGGATGGTTTGTATTTTTTGAAGTGCCAAACCACCCATGGGTCTCAAGTCATTCAAGTCAAGAAGATTTAG
- a CDS encoding TetR/AcrR family transcriptional regulator has protein sequence MPVTKADKTKQYIIEKVAPFFNKHGYTGTSMSDITKATGLTKGAVYGNFENKEDLAIKAFNYTVKTRLWPVIEAINSQQTGVAKLRALTDFYRNYYDHVSEYGGCPVLNVGIDSLNHNHALYNRVVSVIGKMTKGIQEVIEQAQSEGSIKGELDARSYASKIYAQIQGSIFMAVVCKSNENMKNMMDHIDLMIDREMKN, from the coding sequence ATGCCAGTAACTAAAGCTGATAAAACCAAACAATACATCATTGAAAAGGTAGCCCCCTTTTTCAACAAGCACGGATATACAGGCACAAGTATGTCTGACATCACTAAAGCCACTGGCCTGACAAAAGGGGCCGTCTATGGCAATTTCGAAAACAAGGAAGATCTGGCAATCAAAGCTTTCAACTATACTGTAAAGACCAGACTCTGGCCAGTAATAGAAGCAATCAATAGCCAACAAACTGGTGTTGCTAAGCTAAGGGCACTCACTGATTTTTACAGAAACTACTATGATCATGTCTCGGAATATGGGGGCTGCCCAGTCCTTAACGTAGGCATTGATTCACTCAATCACAACCATGCCCTATACAATAGAGTCGTATCTGTAATAGGAAAAATGACTAAGGGCATACAGGAAGTGATCGAACAAGCGCAATCAGAAGGAAGCATTAAAGGCGAATTGGACGCACGCTCCTATGCCAGCAAAATATACGCCCAGATTCAGGGCAGTATTTTTATGGCTGTGGTATGCAAAAGCAACGAAAACATGAAAAACATGATGGACCATATCGATCTAATGATTGATAGGGAAATGAAGAATTAA
- a CDS encoding alpha/beta fold hydrolase: MIRIIKIYFKTLSVLLPSLAGKQAFSLFQVPMNKKIRDKELPFFEKARAFTIPWQLEDIQAYSMGSEDGPLVFLVHGWESSAASLYAIADRLAAEGHRVIAFNLPAHGYSKLKRANLKICKEAFLQVIDFIKPVEPFSVVSHSFGSAVTTYALARSEWPVNQLVYLSTPDQLDDVFREFADFVGLNPPAFQKVLDIGSSLLGEPVDQVSVSKMGNQVDCRSLTIIHDEKDKIIDKRHAEKVASQWPNSVLTMIKGTGHYRMLWNEKVLDLVSQQLSQTQEKIAD; encoded by the coding sequence ATGATACGAATAATTAAAATCTATTTTAAGACACTGTCAGTACTCCTACCTAGTCTGGCAGGAAAGCAAGCTTTCAGCTTATTTCAAGTCCCAATGAATAAGAAAATCAGAGACAAAGAGCTACCTTTTTTTGAAAAGGCGAGAGCCTTTACCATACCCTGGCAGTTGGAAGATATCCAAGCCTATAGCATGGGGTCTGAGGACGGGCCATTGGTGTTTTTAGTACATGGATGGGAGTCTAGTGCTGCGAGTCTTTATGCCATTGCGGACCGTCTGGCTGCTGAGGGGCATCGAGTCATTGCATTCAATCTACCGGCTCATGGCTATTCGAAACTGAAACGAGCCAATCTCAAAATCTGTAAAGAAGCATTTTTGCAAGTCATTGATTTTATAAAACCAGTTGAGCCTTTTTCAGTCGTGTCGCACTCATTTGGATCTGCCGTTACCACCTACGCGCTGGCCAGATCGGAATGGCCTGTCAACCAATTGGTTTACCTCAGCACACCCGATCAGCTGGATGATGTATTCCGGGAATTTGCGGATTTCGTCGGACTCAACCCTCCTGCATTTCAAAAAGTTCTGGATATTGGATCCTCCTTGCTAGGAGAGCCAGTGGATCAAGTAAGCGTATCAAAGATGGGCAACCAGGTGGACTGTCGCTCCCTCACTATCATCCATGATGAAAAAGATAAAATCATCGACAAGAGGCATGCAGAAAAGGTCGCTTCACAATGGCCGAATAGCGTTCTCACCATGATCAAAGGAACAGGACACTATCGTATGCTTTGGAATGAAAAGGTTTTGGACCTTGTTTCCCAGCAGCTAAGTCAAACACAAGAAAAAATAGCGGATTGA
- the trxA gene encoding thioredoxin, which translates to MGNKAIEITDSNFNEVLQSDQPVLVDFWAEWCGPCKMIGPVVEELAGDYEGKAVVGKVDVDSNPEVSAKYGVRSIPTLLVFKNGEVVDKQVGAVPKNVLAGKLDAQLA; encoded by the coding sequence ATGGGTAACAAAGCAATAGAAATTACTGACAGCAACTTCAACGAAGTTTTACAGTCTGATCAGCCAGTATTAGTGGATTTTTGGGCAGAGTGGTGTGGACCATGTAAGATGATCGGACCAGTTGTCGAAGAGCTAGCTGGTGATTATGAAGGAAAGGCCGTAGTAGGAAAGGTAGATGTAGATTCTAACCCAGAAGTATCTGCTAAGTATGGCGTAAGAAGCATCCCAACTTTGTTGGTATTCAAGAATGGTGAAGTAGTTGACAAGCAAGTAGGAGCAGTTCCAAAAAATGTTTTGGCTGGAAAACTTGATGCTCAATTGGCTTAA
- a CDS encoding toxin-antitoxin system YwqK family antitoxin gives MKYSWIAAFVCATLFSCQQSSIGTASGEMEDLPEHAEVVDYSDVPGLSKATIKFGNKVEEEGQYFNGRRNGAWTVYHKNGMPKSVTSYVNGLKQGVHMEFEDNGDLSLLANYVNGYRDGEFTLYDRGRKSESRFYVLDKLEGPKTKYYTNGKIMEQSMYKDGKIHGTAKWFDQEGNVTIQYEYENGELVN, from the coding sequence ATGAAATATTCATGGATAGCTGCTTTCGTGTGTGCAACTCTTTTTTCTTGTCAGCAATCTTCCATTGGGACAGCCAGTGGTGAGATGGAAGATTTGCCTGAACATGCGGAAGTGGTAGACTACAGTGATGTCCCGGGACTGTCCAAGGCTACAATCAAATTTGGCAACAAGGTGGAGGAAGAAGGTCAATACTTCAATGGAAGACGAAATGGGGCCTGGACCGTATATCACAAGAATGGTATGCCAAAATCAGTCACTTCTTATGTGAATGGATTGAAGCAAGGAGTGCACATGGAATTTGAAGATAATGGTGATCTCAGTTTGTTAGCCAATTATGTGAATGGCTATAGAGATGGGGAATTCACTCTTTATGATAGAGGAAGAAAGTCAGAGTCCCGTTTTTATGTCTTAGATAAGTTGGAAGGGCCAAAGACCAAGTACTACACCAATGGCAAAATCATGGAACAAAGTATGTACAAGGATGGTAAAATTCATGGGACTGCAAAGTGGTTTGATCAGGAGGGAAATGTGACCATACAATATGAGTATGAGAACGGCGAACTGGTTAATTAA
- a CDS encoding 5-oxoprolinase subunit C family protein has protein sequence MSGRLTLHIEKPGLQTTVQDYGRLGCQEQGIPVGGAMGIDLYALANQIVGNEDGEPALEITVAGPKITFEGFGLLAITGADLSPSLNGLPISNGEPISVSTGDCLAFGRVVSGCRAYLAIRGKWPQPQWLGSVSPLNSAGFTENLLRKGSRFTIDTSLDQPRKEISVKGAFPNLRKAIRVTVAPESKYFEGAIVQLLDQEHMVAHESNRMGIRLEGCLSLDQKHEIISSPVFPGVIQLTHSGQPIILMADAQTTGGYPRIAVVDKRQLGQLAQLKPGDKLSFEWNN, from the coding sequence ATGTCTGGTAGACTCACATTACATATCGAAAAGCCCGGATTGCAAACCACTGTACAAGATTATGGACGCCTGGGCTGTCAGGAGCAAGGGATACCTGTGGGCGGCGCGATGGGGATTGATCTTTATGCACTGGCCAATCAAATAGTTGGCAATGAGGATGGAGAGCCCGCTCTTGAAATCACCGTGGCTGGACCGAAAATCACCTTTGAAGGATTTGGTCTCCTGGCTATTACGGGAGCAGATTTGTCACCGAGTTTGAATGGTCTCCCCATCTCTAATGGTGAGCCAATATCTGTGTCTACGGGAGATTGTTTGGCCTTTGGTCGTGTAGTTTCGGGTTGCCGAGCTTATTTGGCTATCCGAGGCAAATGGCCCCAGCCCCAGTGGTTAGGTAGTGTTTCTCCCTTGAACAGTGCTGGATTTACTGAAAACCTGCTTCGAAAGGGTAGTCGTTTTACGATAGATACCTCTCTCGATCAACCACGAAAGGAAATTAGCGTGAAGGGAGCTTTTCCCAATTTGAGAAAAGCTATTCGTGTTACTGTAGCTCCCGAATCAAAATATTTTGAAGGGGCGATAGTACAATTGCTTGATCAGGAGCACATGGTGGCCCACGAAAGCAATCGAATGGGAATTAGACTGGAGGGGTGTTTGTCTTTGGATCAGAAACATGAGATTATTTCTTCTCCGGTATTTCCGGGTGTCATTCAATTGACACATTCTGGCCAGCCCATTATTCTAATGGCCGATGCACAGACGACTGGTGGCTATCCCCGAATTGCCGTAGTTGACAAACGGCAGCTCGGTCAGTTAGCTCAACTCAAACCTGGAGACAAACTCAGCTTTGAATGGAATAATTAA
- the pxpB gene encoding 5-oxoprolinase subunit PxpB gives MTFEISPYGANHILIQFEQIVDLSVNAQVHAMKIALDQSAWKGVVQVIPAYCSVMVEFDPKMVKQADLLRKIQKLSVDPEEEEQSLLYRIPVCYDGDFAMDMEEVNHITSLSKEDIIAQHCQSIYHTFMIGFLPGFPYLGKLEESLQVPRRSKARTMVPRGSVGLAGSQTGVYPSDAPGGWQIIGRTPIPMFDRHWDKPALLGEGDRVQFFSINSHDFHLIEKDIASGQFNYKSLHVW, from the coding sequence ATGACTTTTGAGATTAGCCCATATGGAGCGAATCACATTTTAATTCAATTCGAACAAATAGTAGACCTATCTGTCAATGCTCAGGTTCATGCGATGAAAATAGCATTGGATCAATCTGCATGGAAAGGTGTCGTTCAGGTCATTCCTGCTTATTGCTCCGTGATGGTGGAGTTTGATCCCAAAATGGTGAAGCAAGCCGATTTGCTGAGGAAAATCCAGAAGCTTTCGGTTGATCCTGAAGAGGAGGAGCAATCCTTGTTATATAGAATACCGGTCTGCTACGATGGCGATTTTGCTATGGATATGGAGGAGGTCAATCATATCACCTCCTTGTCAAAAGAGGATATTATTGCGCAACACTGTCAGTCGATCTATCACACTTTTATGATTGGGTTTTTGCCGGGGTTTCCTTATTTGGGTAAACTGGAGGAGAGCCTTCAAGTACCGAGAAGGTCTAAGGCCAGAACAATGGTACCTCGTGGTTCGGTAGGACTAGCAGGGAGCCAGACAGGTGTGTATCCCAGTGATGCACCCGGCGGTTGGCAGATTATTGGTCGTACCCCCATACCCATGTTTGATAGGCATTGGGATAAGCCAGCTTTGTTAGGAGAGGGAGATCGGGTACAGTTTTTTTCAATTAATTCCCATGATTTTCATTTGATAGAAAAAGATATTGCTTCAGGGCAGTTCAATTATAAGTCACTCCATGTCTGGTAG
- a CDS encoding 5-oxoprolinase subunit PxpA encodes MAGQNIDINCDIGESSSEHMAGREGDLMPWVSSCNISCGFHAGDPWVIERALDMAIRRGIRIGAHPSYMDRAGFGRQEMDMDPDQLRSVIKYQVAMMKALTESKGGKLTYVKPHGALYNQASRDEEISEAIVASLIEIDSSLALMGMAGSVTEHVAKEFGVPFIKEAFIDRTYEADGYLTPRGKDNALIEDPEVALSQLRSMVDKGVVPVNGGGELTIQAESFCVHGDNEAAPKILRYIHEQMSGLGYEIKPV; translated from the coding sequence ATGGCAGGTCAAAATATTGATATCAATTGTGATATAGGCGAGAGCAGTTCGGAACACATGGCAGGTCGAGAAGGAGACTTGATGCCATGGGTGAGTTCGTGCAACATTTCATGCGGATTTCATGCGGGTGATCCTTGGGTAATAGAACGTGCCCTGGACATGGCAATACGTAGGGGGATTCGAATTGGTGCCCACCCTTCTTACATGGACAGGGCTGGATTTGGTAGGCAGGAAATGGATATGGATCCAGATCAGTTGCGTTCAGTTATCAAGTATCAGGTAGCTATGATGAAGGCGCTGACTGAAAGTAAGGGAGGCAAGTTGACTTATGTCAAGCCTCATGGCGCGCTTTATAACCAGGCAAGCAGAGACGAAGAGATTTCGGAAGCGATCGTGGCATCATTGATTGAGATTGATTCTTCATTGGCTTTGATGGGGATGGCCGGTTCGGTGACAGAACATGTCGCCAAAGAATTTGGTGTTCCATTTATCAAAGAGGCCTTCATTGATCGTACGTATGAGGCAGATGGATATCTGACGCCTCGCGGCAAGGACAATGCTTTGATCGAAGACCCTGAAGTTGCTTTGTCGCAATTGCGTTCTATGGTTGACAAAGGAGTCGTTCCGGTCAATGGAGGTGGAGAGCTGACTATTCAGGCTGAAAGTTTTTGCGTACATGGAGACAATGAAGCGGCCCCTAAAATCCTTAGATACATTCATGAACAAATGAGTGGTTTAGGGTATGAAATCAAACCTGTATGA
- a CDS encoding cyclic nucleotide-binding domain-containing protein: MHFEIIAINLFNFYKKSSVTTLDSVFAKAEKATYKKGEKLAGQFEKTHYYFLLQEGEVSVFSFLGSDKRRVELGRYKAVNSPLGLDVMNEPFRHDSTIEAYSDTVTVLRWERKALNAYLEKNIDKAILFYEMINTNALTLIKESSYLFANTAMISKTSNPNQKASKGYDSPLGFTEDDLVVFLLQSPFFEIFEEEDLRALSKFFVRKQYKVGNIIDLQDEVSKGVNLLRVGDIRFSRYNEEGKYKVSLRAISTPGYLLGPSGFLGAENVMTTKAKKDSVILHLPYDALKNLSNKRPEFALNLQKRISWLINNQLRGLRARLISAQFNEEVTVATNLIESNRTSLSLNSPLHKVPHLLSFKHTITDGLSILHHVELNGGGIEKNIASLCLDNLHDTQREVNFYESLQDIYNAVVSAPAIMMPDKVNRECIKLSQKTFELASTFVKGKELIPETPGHLFIYNHILNPPYYALPNQFQINLDCQLLSTIVADAYNEEVLMKIVRSGREIEHGHQTYYERLGYINAYTEASEGTDSFEKNERVSDQIEEFLTEFNNVLIAPEHTAYATEQSPGVFNPDVFERILEMEREPLIVPVVMANFDKRIRNNKFACEIKEPFLLSQKMQEWCINSVDAFLSEYRKEYKNYVKELSEATQ; this comes from the coding sequence TTGCACTTTGAAATAATCGCAATCAATTTGTTCAACTTCTATAAAAAATCTTCCGTAACCACACTTGACAGTGTCTTCGCCAAAGCAGAAAAAGCGACTTATAAAAAAGGCGAAAAACTGGCTGGTCAATTCGAAAAGACCCATTATTACTTTCTCTTACAAGAAGGCGAAGTGAGTGTTTTTTCCTTTTTGGGTAGTGACAAGAGAAGAGTTGAATTGGGGAGATACAAGGCGGTAAATTCCCCCTTAGGGCTGGATGTCATGAACGAACCTTTTCGTCATGACTCGACCATAGAGGCCTATTCAGATACAGTCACTGTCCTGAGATGGGAAAGAAAAGCACTCAATGCTTACCTGGAAAAAAACATTGACAAGGCGATCCTCTTTTATGAGATGATCAACACCAATGCGCTGACATTGATCAAAGAGTCGAGTTATCTCTTTGCCAACACGGCGATGATTTCAAAAACCAGCAATCCGAATCAAAAAGCGTCTAAAGGTTATGATTCGCCGCTTGGTTTTACCGAAGATGATCTGGTAGTATTCCTACTACAATCTCCCTTTTTCGAAATCTTCGAAGAGGAAGATTTGAGAGCACTGTCTAAATTCTTCGTTCGTAAGCAATACAAGGTGGGCAACATCATCGATTTGCAAGACGAAGTGAGTAAAGGGGTCAACCTATTGCGTGTGGGTGACATACGTTTTTCGAGATACAACGAGGAAGGCAAATACAAAGTCTCGCTACGTGCCATTTCTACTCCTGGCTACTTGCTAGGACCTTCTGGCTTTTTGGGAGCTGAAAATGTAATGACTACCAAGGCCAAAAAGGATTCGGTAATCCTTCACCTGCCCTACGATGCGCTAAAAAACCTTAGCAACAAAAGACCAGAGTTCGCTCTGAACTTACAAAAGCGAATCAGCTGGTTGATCAACAATCAGCTAAGAGGCTTGCGCGCCCGATTGATTTCTGCACAGTTCAATGAAGAGGTAACTGTGGCCACCAACCTGATCGAAAGCAATCGTACGAGTTTATCACTTAACTCTCCATTGCACAAGGTTCCACATTTGTTGAGCTTCAAACATACGATTACAGACGGACTAAGCATCCTACATCATGTGGAGCTAAATGGTGGGGGAATAGAAAAGAACATTGCTTCGTTATGTCTGGACAATCTCCACGACACGCAGCGAGAAGTAAACTTTTATGAAAGCCTCCAAGACATCTACAACGCCGTAGTTTCTGCTCCAGCCATCATGATGCCTGACAAGGTCAATCGCGAATGCATTAAGCTTTCCCAAAAGACTTTTGAGCTAGCCAGTACATTTGTTAAAGGAAAAGAATTGATTCCAGAGACACCTGGACATCTATTTATATACAATCACATTCTGAATCCGCCCTACTACGCGCTACCAAACCAGTTTCAGATCAATCTAGACTGCCAACTGTTGAGTACGATCGTAGCTGATGCCTACAACGAAGAGGTACTGATGAAAATCGTAAGGAGTGGTCGTGAGATCGAGCATGGTCACCAGACCTATTACGAACGTCTCGGCTATATCAATGCTTATACTGAGGCTTCAGAAGGGACTGACAGCTTCGAAAAGAACGAAAGGGTATCTGATCAGATAGAAGAGTTTCTAACTGAATTTAACAACGTATTGATCGCACCAGAGCACACCGCATATGCCACAGAGCAATCACCTGGTGTATTCAATCCAGATGTCTTCGAGAGGATCCTCGAAATGGAACGCGAACCGCTGATCGTACCTGTAGTAATGGCCAATTTTGACAAGCGCATTCGAAACAACAAGTTTGCCTGTGAGATAAAAGAGCCCTTTCTTTTGAGTCAAAAAATGCAAGAATGGTGTATCAACAGCGTGGATGCATTCTTATCTGAATACAGAAAAGAATACAAAAACTATGTAAAAGAGCTGTCTGAAGCCACTCAATAA